The Salmo salar chromosome ssa19, Ssal_v3.1, whole genome shotgun sequence DNA window accatgttatgttattgtattgtctctcttgtcatgatgtgtgttttgtcctatatttaatttttaatcccccccgtccccgcaggaggccttttgggaggccgtcattgtaaatacgaatttgttcttaactgacttgcctagttaaataaaggtatacatttttttttttgaaatgtgTAATGCACacacattctctttctctcccacccaGGTACCTGTGCTCCACAGTAATAATGGCCCAGCTCTGGTCGGCTTGGTGACCATCGCCACTCACCTGGTCCAAGAGGCCAAACGGCCCGAGTTACTGGGTGGGTCTGCAGAACACAAGGCTTTAGTGCAGCAGTGGCTGGAGTACAGGCTCACCAAAGTGGATGGATGCCACAAAGACGATATCAAGACCATACTGAAGGTAGAGGCCCAGAAACAATAGTGAAGATTCTTCAGTATTAGAAAGTCAAAACATTTTAAATATCTTCCTCTTGCAAGTTAGTCAGTTTTATTGTAGTCTCTTGTCAAATGAAAATGTGTTCCACTACCCACTGTTTTTCATGAGAAGTCCCTTCTACCCTTGTGGGATAGAGAGGCTTGGTGAGCTGTGTATGGAGAGGGTCTAACAGGGCCTTGGAGAAGCCCCTGAGCAAAACTCTCCAATGCTCTGCCAGCaggggccagactgacagtgtgtgTGGCTCATTAATGCGAGGCGACATGAATCAAGACTGATGTATGGCCCTTCAGTGACATGGCCGAGACAGGCAAAGCAGTAGACAACAGTAAAAGTCTTTAATGGGGGCCGCTGTGGCTGTCGACAGCGGGAAAGAGATATGAAGCCATCGATTGGCTGGACAGGCGCCTCTCGCCACTTTTAaatcctcctgtgtgtgtgtgtgtcacacattTTAGTTTATCTGATTATGCAGAATGTTAGATCTGATTTCAATAGTTATGCTGATACTACGGTATTGCGTTACTATGGTGTCGGTATTGCGTTACTATGGTGCTGGTAAGGCGTTACTATGGTGCTGGTATTGCGTTACTATGGTGCTGGTATGGCGTTACTATGGTGCTGGTATGGCGTTACTATGGTGCTGGTATTGCGTTACTATGGTGCTGGTATTGCGTTACTATGGTGCTGGTATTGCGTTACTATGGTGTCGGTATTGCGTTACTATGGTGCTGGTATGGCGTTACTATGGTGCTGGTATTGCGTTACTATGGTGCTGGTATTGCGTTACTATGGTGCTGGTATTGCGTTACTATGGTGCCGGTATTGCGTTACTACGGTGCCGGTATTGCGTTACTACGGTGCCGGTATTGCGTTACTATGGTGCTGGTATTGCGTTACTATGGTGCCGGTATTGCATTACTATGGTGCTGGTATGGCGTTACTATGGTGCTGGTATTGCATTACTACGGTGCCGGTATTGCGTTACTATGGTGCTGGTATTGCGTTACTATGGTGTCGGTATTGCGTTACTATGGTGCTGGTATGGCGTTACTATGGTGCTGGTATTGCGTTACTACGGTGCCGGTATTGCGTTACTACGGTGCCGGTATTGCGTTACTATGGTGCTGGTATGGCGTTACTATGGTGCTGGTATGGCGTTACTATGGTGTCGGTATTGCGTTACTACGGTGCCGGTATTGCGTTACTACGGTGCCGGTATTGCGTTACTATGGTGTCGGTATTGCGTTACTATGGTGCTGGTATGGCGTTACTATGGTGCTGGTATGGCGTTACTATGGTGTCGGTATGGCGATACTACGGTGCCGGTATGGTGATGCCACGGTGCTGGTATGGCGACGCCACGGTGCCGGTATGGTGATACTACGGTGCTGGTATGGTGATGCCACGGTGCCGGTATGGCGACGCCACGGTGCCGGTATGGTGATGCCACGGTGCCGGTATGGTGATGCCGCGGTGCCGGTATGGCGATACTACGGTGCTGGTATGGTGATGCCACGGTGCTGGTATGGCGACGCCACGGTGCCGGTATGGTGACGCCACGGTGCCGGTATGGTGACGCCACGGTGCCGGTATGGTGATACCACGGTGCTGGTATGGCGATGCCACGGTGCTGGTATGGCGACGCCACGGTGCCGGTATGGTGATGCCACGGTGCCGGTATGGTGATGCCACGGTGCTGGTATGGCGATACTACGGTGGCGGTATGGTGATGCTACGGTGCTGGTATGGCGACGCCACGGTGCCGGTATGGTGACGCCACGGTGCCGGTATGGTGATGCCACGGTGCCGGTATGGTGATGCTACGGTGCCGGTATGGCGATACTACGGTGGCGGTATGGCGATACTACGGTGCTGGTATGGCGATACTACGGTGGCGGTATGGCGATGCTACGGTGCTGGTATGGCGACGCCACGGTGCTGGTATGGCGACGCCGCGGTGCCGGTATGGCGATACTACGGTGGCAGATTTTGTATGGCAAAAAAAAGAACACGAATTAGACTAAACTCCTATCGTCCTATAAAAAAACGACTATATCTAAAgttggccagactgacagtgtggaTAGCTTGCACAAAAACAACTAAGGAATGCTACTCGAGGTTAAAACATGATGCTGTTTGTTTCTACCATTGGGACTGTTTCCCTTTCATCACTATGGTAGATATGGTCATGGTGCTATAACCCACAGCCTTTCAGCAGCAGGAAGGTCTAGTGGCCCCAGTGACTGCAGCGATATCAGAACTCTCGGGCAGAATGTGGTTAGggtggaggaggagcagaggcCAGGTTCTGATGTCCATGAGATGGGGGTGGGGGGTAGTCTCTTGTCCGCCTGCGCCTCCAGCTGTAGGGAAGGCAGGGATCTGATTGTGGCGGAGGAGTCTGTCTTCATGCCTTGCTTGGTAGCACACACTGCACAATAACTCCATTAGCCCTCAAGACGCTGTATGTGCAGTGTAAGTGCTAAAGATGGTCCCATCCCTTGGGACCtgcataaccacacacacacatgctcagccCATCCACAGCCTGGGTTTGGGGAAGGTTCATTAGATTTGCAGGCGCCCATGTAAGTCGGGAGAGGAGTGAGCCACTTGTAAGGCATCTGCACTAGCCGGAGTGGCCAGAGTTGTTAGGATGGCATGCCACGCCAGGCTGATATTCCCCCTCGGGTTATGCATTGTTCACGTACAGATACCGAGCTCTCCACCCGTACGTCCCAGATATATAGGTTCAATAAATCTCAGGCCTGAGTTGGCTCCACCGGCCACAGCTTTCATCTTGTATTTCAACTCTCTTTACTATTGAAGAAGTGTATTTGGATATTTTGTATTTTACTGTGGATGCGTCATTATCAAGCTGGGAAAGTATTGTTATTGAGATGTGTCGGGAGTTTCTCACTCCTGCttttactgttcaaataaatgttATGTGGTTGATGAACTTCGTTGGTTAACTTTTATTGAATCTAATGTCTAATTAGGTGATTATGATAAAGAAATGCTAAGATAATGTCATGAGTTACATTGTAGTGATTGTGACCTGTAGTGTTCAAGATGTTTATTGGTGTTTGTCTCTATTGAGGATCTGTGaaattctgtaaaaaaaaaaaaaaatccaagcaATTCTGATGAACTTAATGATGaaatttgtattttattattttctcATGCAGGACCTCAACAGCTATCTAGAAGACAAGGTTTACCTGGCAGGAAATCAGTTCACCCTCGCCGACACACTCATGTACTACGGAATCCATCACATCATCGTAAGTCTAGCGTCCAATAACCAAACAGAGCCCACTTCAGAGTTGAAGTTAAAAGCCGTTTTGTCAAACGGAGCTCACAGTTAAGAGTCATCCGGTTAAAAGTCATGGGAGAGAGAACTTGACACaagcataaaaaaaataaaaagaggcGCGAAGTGATGTCTTTAGCTCAGACCAAGTAAGAAGTTTGTCGGCCCCGGAGGGATCACATGTTGAGAAATGTCAGCGGTTGTGGCGGAGATGGATCCTTGCCACCAGACACAAGGGAGTCAGTTTAGTTTTTATCATGGCGGTTAACCTCAGGACAGAGGTCACTCAGCAGCCTAGGTCCTCATTGTATTTGTTAGAAGTACAGTCATGGGAGGGCTATCGTAGCTACTGAATCAAACGGGTTTGATTCTAGACTCTGTTTCAGGGACGGTATAGCTAGCTAAGACCAAGTTTGGGCAGCCTCACAATGAACCTGAAATGGGATGGTCTAATATGTTCACTTTAGTAAGGCATTATTATTGTGTTCGGCTAAAAAAGgacttgttttttggggggaaagaTGTGAGTTAGTAACATGTTAGTAACAAGCAGAGTTCCTGTGTTAGTTTgggtattagctagctagccagcaagaTGCATCTGCAAAATAATGCTGGTTCAAAACATTGCTAGCCATTTTCTTTCCTTGCTGCCTTGTAGTGTCACAGTAGCATCATTCTCAACCTTTTAGCAATGGCAAATGGAAATACTGTTAGGAAGGATGGAGATCCCGCACACTGTCCAAAAAGTGTATTGGTCCACTTTTTGGACAGTGTGCGGATCTCCATCTCTGGTTTAATTTGCCCTTGCTAAAAGGTATTCTAATTTTGAAACCTACACACCTGTAACAAACACTATTTCAAATAAAGGACCTTTTTAAAGAGCACAGACGGGACCACCCATTTAAATGAAACAAGGGCAGAATTGTACAGCGTAGTATGGAGCATCAGTGGAAACCAGgaatgtctccccctctctcccaggtGGACCTGGCCATCCAGGAGAAGGAGAAGCACATGAATGTGACACGGTGGTTTGATCAAGTCCAGCACTACACCGGTGTCCGGCACCACCTACCCCCAGTGGTGGTCCTGAGGAACAGAGTGTACACCAGCGGCCACCACTGAGTTCTTAGGCTGGCTGCCAGGATGGCCGAGGGCCAGCGTGAGGAGTACACAGGCGTGTGCTGACGTCTCAACCTACCTAACACCACTGTGGCCCCCTCCCTCTTTTGCCTTGGAGACATGTGGTTATTTTTCCCTCGGAAACCCCAGGCGAAAAACACACGCAATGGAGAAATGATCACAAAGAGATGGATGGTTTGTTTTTGTGTGAGTTGGGTGTTGGGAGTCTGTGTTTTGTCTATTGTCGTCagggtcaatgtgcagggatagtCTGAAACAGGTGGGGTCGTCagggtcaatgtgcagggatagtCTGAAACAGGTGGGGTCGTCagggtcaatgtgcagggatagtCTGAAACAGGTGGGGTCGTCagggtcaatgtgcagggatagtCTGAAACAGGTGGGGTCGTCagggtcaatgtgcagggatagtCTGAAACAGGTGGGGTCGTCagggtcaatgtgcagggatagtCTGAAACAGGTGGGGTCGTCagggtcaatgtgcagggatagtCTGAAACAGGTGGCCTGAGAGCATTCTTGCTGATGCTTCTTTTTTCTCGTAGCCTGAGCCTTGAATGTGAAAAAGTATTATTAAAAATGACAATTGACTTATTCGTTTGCTATGTCCGTTTTA harbors:
- the mca3 gene encoding Eukaryotic translation elongation factor 1 epsilon-1, whose protein sequence is MMAFRELSSLEKSLGLKKPNKYSTQGDKKVPVLHSNNGPALVGLVTIATHLVQEAKRPELLGGSAEHKALVQQWLEYRLTKVDGCHKDDIKTILKDLNSYLEDKVYLAGNQFTLADTLMYYGIHHIIVDLAIQEKEKHMNVTRWFDQVQHYTGVRHHLPPVVVLRNRVYTSGHH